In Actinobacillus equuli, the genomic stretch CGTAATTAAGAAAGAGAGCGTGACAATTGACATACCAAAGGTAAGTAAGCCCCCCGCCAAACCTGCCGTCGCATTCCAAATACCAAGTAAGGTTAAAATACCAACGGTTACAATCGTTGCACCGATAATATAAGAAGCGGTGTAAGTACCGTTTTCTTTATGCCATTCAATATTTTTCGCCACCATTTTACCTTCAGGATTTTTATGTAAGGTATATTCCATTACCATTTCGCCTTTATCATTCGGTACTAGGTTCGGGCCTTTTTCATACATATAACTGAAGAATGGGCTATTCGATACAAAATGCGCAATACCGTCCGCTTCATATTGGCAAACTTTGAGCCCGCCAATCCACGCCATAACGATAAAAATCGCAATACGAATAAAGTTGATAAATTGACGCTGCATCGGTGCAACGATTTTTGCAACAAATTCAACAAAAATGTTAAATGCGTTCATTTTTAACCTCTATAAATACAAATTCAAGGATAAGAAACGATTTCTTATCATCGTTTCGTACCCCTTAATAAGTATTCCTTACAGGCAAAAGAAAATAAATTTTAATTTATAGTTAAAAAATCTAATCAATATATTCTTATATCCAAAAAGCATAAAAAATGTTTATTATCTAGCCAAACTTAATGAACATATCCCACATCAATATCCGCATCCGGATTTACTTTATCGTATTTTTGTTCTTTGGTTTTGCCGGTATAAATTTCCGGATTTTCCGCTCCCTCAACAATCAACTTACCTTTCGCCCCTTTATCGGTTCTAAAAATACTGTGATCAATAAAGGTATATTCGCCCGGTACTTTCATTTCCATTTCGACCACAGTGACACCGCCCGCCGGAATCAGCGTGGTTTGTACGTGGTGATTTTTAAGTGATCCGCCTTCCACATATACCGTATCAAACGGTTTACCGATCAAATGGAAAGAAGAAATTTTATTTGGGCCGGCATTGCCGACAAACAAACGCACTTTCTCCCCGACTTTGGCTTTTAAGGCATTTTCACCCATAGTGGAGCCGACTTTACCGTTAAATACGACATAATCAGGTAATTCATAACCGGCTTTTGTCATATCGAAGATTTTCAGATCGGGATTGGCGCCGGCTTTTACATAAAATTCGTTTTGCATTAAATAGAATTCTTTATCGACTTTCGGTAATCCTTCTTTCGGTTCAACTAACATTAAACCGAACATTCCTTTACCTAAATGCACCGAGACCGGATCCGCACCGCAATGGTATAAATATAGCCCCGGTGACATGGCACGAAAGGCAAAAGTCGTTTGCTTACCGATTTCGGTTAAACTGGCTTTTGCCCCGCCGTCCGGTGCGGCGGCAGAGTGGAAATCAACCGCATGTGCCATTTTGCCGTTTGCCGGATTGGATACCTGAACTTCCACCATATCTCCTTCTCGTACTCGAATAAAAGGCGCCGGTGTTGATCCGTTGAACGTCCAATATTTAAACTTCACACCTTTTTCGATTTCCATCACCTTTTCCAGCGTCTCTAATTTAACTACCACTTTTGCCGGCGTATTACGTGTTAACGGCTTGGGTACATTCGGTGCAACGGTTAATTCCGCCTCAATTGTCGGTAAGTTTGCAACAGGCGTTAAACCAGAATTTTCTAGATTTGTTTGTTCCGCCATGAGTGGAGCGCTAGCTAAAAATGCTGCAAAACAGAGTGCTATAAGAGACTTTTTCATCGGTAATTCCTTCGTGTGTGAAACCTTCATTTAAATTATAATGACTAAAGTTGGTAAGCGGTAGAATTTGAAATAGTTTTTGCAAAACTAAACCGTTTTAGCTAAGATAAATTAACTATTTTTTACTAAATAAAGAGGCGTGTATGAGCAAGATTTGGGTTACCGGCGATGCGGTTGTGGATTTAATTCCGGATGGTGAAAATCACTATTTAAAATGTGCGGGCGGTGCGCCGGCAAACGTTGCGGTGGGTGTTTCACGTTTAGGTGTAGAAGCTGGTTTTATCGGTCGAGTAGGTTTAGATCCACTTGGCAAATTTATGCAGCAAACACTTAATGCGGAAAAAGTTTCAACCGAACATATGATCCTCGATCCGAAACAACGTACTTCGACTGTGATCGTCGGTTTAGATGACGGTGAGCGCAGCTTTACCTTTATGGTGAATCCAAGTGCGGATCAGTTTCTTGAAGTAAGTGATTTACCGACTTTCCAAAAAGGTGATTTCCTACACTGCTGCTCTATCGCACTTATCAATGACCCTTCACGTTCAACCACGATTGAAGCGATTCGCCGTGTAAAAGAAGCGAGCGGTTTCTTCTCATTTGACCCGAATTTACGTGAATCGCTTTGGACAAGTCTTGAAGAAATGAAACAAGTAGTAAATAACGTGGTGGCTATGGCAGACGTACTCAAATTCTCTGAAGAAGAATTAACGTTATTAACCAATACCACCACGCTTGAGCAAGCAACCAAAGTGATTACTGCACAATATCCGGAGAAATTAATCATTATCACTTTAGGTAAAGACGGTGCGATTTATCACTTAAATGGTAATAGCCAAGTGGTTGCCGGCAAAGCGTTAAAACCGGTTGATACCACTGGTGCCGGCGATGCATTTGTAAGCGGTTTACTTGCCGGTTTATCACAAGTTGCGGATTGGAAAGACGAAAGCGTATTAGTGGATGTTATTCGTAAAGCGAACGCTTCAGGCGCTTTAGCAACAACCGCAAAAGGTGCGATGTCAGCATTACCAAATAAAGCAGAGCTAGAAGCATTTTTAGCGCAATAATCACAACAAGCGGTGAAATTTCACCGCTTTTTTGCAACTTAGGATTTTACTATGCAGATTTTCAATAACGGCAAATACAAAAGTCTTCACGCAGCAGAACAAGGCGAATTAGCGACAATCCGCCAAACCGTACTTTCGGATAAGGATTTCTATCCGACCTACCATTTAGCGCCACAAACCGGTTTATTTAACGATCCGAACGGCTTAATTTTTGACGGTGAGAAATATCATATCTTCGCACAATGGTTCCCTTATGATGCCATGCATGGAATGAAACACTGGGAACATTTTATTACCCGTGATTTGCAAACTTTTGAAAAATCCGACCGCTTGATCCCAGATGAAATGTTTGAATCACATGGTTGCTATTCAGGCGGTGCGATTATGTGGCAAGATAAAATCGTGGCGTTCTATACCGGTAATACTCGCCGTGCAAGCGATAATCAACGTGTTCCGCACCAAAACATTGCGATTTTTGATAAATCGGGCAAATTATTAGAAAAACGTTGCATTATCGACCAAGCACCAGCTGGCTATACCGAACACGTTCGTGATCCTAAACCGTTTGTGACTGCAGAGGGTAAAATTCGCTTTGTACTTGGCGCACAGCGTGAGAACCTAACCGGAACTTGCTTAGTGTATGAGATGGACGATCTCGATAGCACACCTCGTTTAATTTCCGAATTAGCGGTCAAAGACTTTGATAACAGCAATGTGTTTATGTGGGAATGTCCGGATCTGTTCCAACTTAGCGGTAAAGATGTGTTTGTTTGGTCTCCACAAGGCAAATTACGTGAAGCGCATCAGTTCCAAAATAATTATCACGCCACCTATGCGCTAGGTAAATTAGACGGCAATAATTTAACTGCCGAACATATCGAAGAACTGGATTACGGTTTTGATTTCTATGCGCCGCAATCGGTACAGAATTCTGATCGTATTATGTTTGGCTGGATCGGCCTACCGGATTTAACCTACCCGACCGATAAATATAAATGGCATTCAACCTTAAGTCTGCCACGTCAAATAAAGGTAGAAAACGGTAAAATTCAGCAAACACCAATCGTTAAATTAGCCACAAAACAAGCGGTCGAAATTGAGCAAAAAATTGCAATCGACAATCTTGATACCGCCTATTTGCAAATTTCTGTCGAAAATCAACCGCTTGCATTAGACTTCTTTAGCAATGAAAAAGGGCAAACTTTGAGCCTACGCTATGAAAACGGTTTATTAACGCTAGATCGCAGTGCAACAGAGCAAACGGATCTTATGGAAAAATTCGGTAGCCAACGCCATTGTGAAGTGGAGAAACTCAATAACTTAGAGATTTTCTTTGACCGTTCTGTAGTAGAAATTTTCATCAATGGCGGAGAAAAAGTGATGACATCACGATTCTTTATTGCAAATCGAATCAATCTGTTAGAAACTTCTCGTCCGTTAACCGTACAAATTGCCCAAGTACAGGCAATTCAAATCCAAAATTAATCACAATAAGGCACAAGTAAAAAACTTGTGCCGTTTTACTTCCATACGAAAATCATTTTTGAGGAAAAAACCGTGGAATCAAAACCTAAAAAACGTCTAACGCTCAATGATATTGCCGCACTCAGCGGTGTATCGAAAACGACCGCGAGTATAGTTCTTAATGGTAAAAGTGATGATTTTCGTATTAAACCGGAAACCCGCCAAAAAGTACAAGCGATCGCTGAACAATACGGTTATCGCGCCAATGTTTATGCGAAAGCATTACAGGCGCAACGCTCTAACGTTATTGGTTTGGTAATTCCGGATCTCACCAATTACGGCTTTGCCTCCACTGCTCGTAATCTTGAGAAGCTATGCCGAGACAACGGTTTACAGTTAGTAATTGCCTGTTCCGATGATAATCCGCAACAAGAAAAACTGGTAATTGAACGTTTATTGGATCGTCAGGTTGATTTGCTGATTACCGCTCCGACTCATCAAGATCCGAATTATTATCAAAAGATCATTCGACACACTCCGGTGCTACATATCGACCGCCATATTCCGAACTTGGAGCTGAATTACATTATCAGCGATGACACGCCAAGTGTCGCGAAGTTGGTGGAAAATATCGTACGTGCTTATCAACCGAAAGAGTTTTTCTATTTAGGCGGACAACTTTCGCTTTCACCAAGTGCCTCTCGCTTAGAAGGCTTTTATGAAGGCTTGGAGCAATCGCATTTAGCGGTACAAAGTAGCTGGATTTTACATAAGGACTACCAACCGGAATCCGGCTATCAAATGTTTGCCGAAATTGTTAAACGTTTAGGGCGTTTGCCCGAAGCGGTATTTACCGCCTCTTACACGATTTTGGAAGGGGTATTACGTTACTTAACCGAACATAAACAAATGGCGAAATTGATGAATCAAGAGCTACATTTAGCCACTTTTGATGATCACCATTTATTAGATGCTTTACCGTTTCATATTCATTCGATTGCACAAGATCACGAGCAAATTGCACTGAAAACATTCCAGCTTATGCGAGAAAAGCTACAACGCAAAGCGATTAGCAATGCCAAAGTTGATTGTGAAATTATTTGGCGACACTAAAACAAATATAGTTACTTTTAAAAGGATATCCTATGGCACATTTTTATGAATATTTAGAATTTAGCAGTGACGAAGACCGTGAAAATCAACTGGAGGTTTATGTTGACGTCAAACTTGAAGCGGAAACCGAAGAAAAGCTTAAAGCACTCGGCGTACAAGGCGATTGGCTAGTAATGGCAGAGCCTTATTGCCCGGATTGTGTCGAAATCGTGGCTTACTTCCAACGTATGACGAAGCTCAACCCGAATATCAAAGTGAAATATGTTTCACGTAAAGATAACAAAGAGCGTAAGCATTTTGACAGTGATGAGCAACAACAAGCGGTTATTTCTGCACAAAAAATCCCAAGTATCTTTGATATTCGTAACGGCAAAACTGAATTAGTTTTATGTGAGTTCCCGCAATTCTTAAAACAGAAAATAGAAGCGGCGCCGGAAAAATTTGACGAACTAAAAGCCGATTTCCGTATGGGAAAATTCGGTAAACAAGTTGAAGCGGAATTATTAGCGATTCTAACAAAGAATGCATAAGCTATTTTGATAAACCCACCTTACAAGCACTACCAAGCCCTAATAGGTGGGTTTTCTATATAAGACGCTTATATAAAACAAATAATAATACGCATAAAACTTCGGAATGCACTTTTTGCTTAAAGAAAGAGAAATTTTAGATATAAAAAAAGCACCTCGTGGTGCTATCTTATTTTGACTTGATAAAATGGAGCGGGAAACGAGGCTCGAACTCGCGACCCCGACCTTGGCAAGGTCGTGCTCTACCAACTGAGCTATTCCCGCGTCGAAATTATTTTAATTTAAAATAATTTGGAAGTTTATTATCGAATGGTGCCCGAGGCCAGACTTGAACTGGCACGCCCCGAAAGGCGAGGGATTTTAAATCCCTTGCGTCTACCGATTCCGCCACTCGGGCTTCGATAATTAATTTTATTTTAAGCTTTAAAATGGTGCCCGAGGCCAGACTTGAACTGGCACGCCCCGAAAGGCGAGGGATTTTAAATCCCTTGCGTCTACCGATTCCGCCACTCGGGCACAACCGTTTTAAATCTTAAAATGGAGCGGGAAACGAGGCTCGAACTCGCGACCCCGACCTTGGCAAGGTCGTGCTCTACCAACTGAGCTATTCCCGCATAATTTAAATTTTGTCATTCTAAAATGGTGCCCGAGGCCAGACTTGAACTGGCACGCCCCGAAAGGCGAGGGATTTTAAATCCCTTGCGTCTACCGATTCCGCCACTCGGGCTCACCTTAAAATGGAGCGGGAAACGAGGCTCGAACTCGCGACCCCGACCTTGGCAAGGTCGTGCTCTACCAACTGAGCTATTCCCGCAATAAAAACGCTACGTTATTGCGTAGCGATTTATGTGCGGTATTTTAGGGATTTTTGAAAAGTTGTCAAACACAAATTTCAAAAAAAGTTTCATTAGGCGAAAATTCAATCCATTTGACGATTTTTTGCTAGAAATTAATAAAATTACACCGCTTGTCATTAATAACTTAAATTAATTTTTCAATTAGCGCTGAAACAAATTCCAATCGCTCCGCATTACTTGTAAGTGGTAAATTAAAGCGGAATTTTTGCGCCCCTTCGAATTTATAGACATTTTTGTCCGACTGAATCAGTTGTAGGAACTTCATCGGGTCAGGTTGAGCGGTCGATTTAAATTCCAAATAGCCGCCGTTAATCCCCGCATCAACTTTCTTCAAGCCGAGCGAGGTTGCCACATGACGAAGCTGAGTGATTTGGAATAGATTCTTAGTTGCTTCCGGCAATAATCCGAAACGGTCGATAAGTTCTACTTTCAAATCTTTCAATGCTTCAACACTTTCTGCCGAGGCGATCCGTTTATAGAACGATAAACGCATATTCACATCCGGTACATAATCGTCCGGTAACAGTGCCGGTATACGCAACTCGATTTCTACCTGATTTTGGGTGATTTCTTCTAAAGTCGGTTCACGCCCTTCTTGTAAGGCTTTTACCGCATTTTCAAGCAGATCCATATAGAGTGAGAAACCGATACTTTCAATCTGTCCGCTTTGTTCCGAACCGAGCAATTCGCCCGCCCCACGAATTTCTAAATCGTGAGTCGCTAACACAAATCCGGCACCGAGATTATCAATCGAACTGAGTGCTTCTAAACGCTGTTGTGCATCTTTGGTTAATGTTTTCGGCGGTGGTGTCAGCAAATAGGCATAAGCTTGATGATGAGAACGTCCAACACGTCCACGCAACTGGTGTAACTGTGCCAAACCAAATTTATCCGCACGCTCAATAATAATCGTGTTAGCGGTCGGCACATCAATTCCCGTTTCAATAATGGTGGAACAGACCAATAGATTAAAACGCTGATGATAGAAATCACTCATCACACGTTCCAATTCACGTTCACGCATTTGCCCGTGTCCAATCACAATCCGAGCTTCCGGTACTAATTCCGCCAGCTTAGTCGCACAGTTTTCGATTGTCGCCACGTCATTGTGCAGGTAATACACTTGCCCACCACGCAGAATTTCACGCAAAATTGCTTCTTTCACGACTAAATCATCGTGTTGACGAACAAAAGTTTTGATCGTCAATCGGCGTGCCGGCGGACTAGCGATAATAGACAGATCTCGCATACCGTTTAATGCCATATTCAGCGTACGAGGAATCGGTGTTGCGGTGAGCGTAAGAATATCGACATTAGCTCGCAATTGTTTGATCTTCTCTTTCTGACGTACACCGAAGCGGTGTTCTTCGTCAATAATAAGTAAACCGAGATCACGGAATTGCACGTCTTCTTGTAGCAGTTTGTGCGTGCCGACCAGAATATCCACTTTGCCTTCTGCCACTTTTTCTAAAATCGCCTTTTGTTCTTTAGCGGTTTTAAAGCGAGAAAGCACTTCGACATTAATCGGATAGTTGGCAAAACGATCTTTGAAATTCTCGAAATGTTGTTGTGCTAAAAGCGTAGTCGGTACAAGTACCGCAACCTGTTTATGATTTTCCACCGCTAAGAAAGTGGCACGCATTGCGACTTCGGTTTTACCGAAACCGACATCGCCACAGACAAGGCGATCCATTGCTTTTGGCAAGCACATATCGCTGATAACCGCATTGATTGCGGTTTTCTGATCTTCAGTTTCCTCAAATGGGAATGTGTGGCTAAACTGCATAAAACTGTCACGATCGTAGGCAAACGCAAAGCCTTTTTGCGATTCTCGTTTCGCATACACATCGAGTAATTCCGCCGCTACATCTCGGATTTTCTCTGCCGCTTTTTGGCGTGTCTTCGCCCACGCTTCCGAACCGAGTTTATGCAGCGGAGCGGTTTCATCCGCTCCACCGATATAACGGGAAATCAGATGTAATGAAGCCACTGGGACATAGAGTTTTGCCTCGTTCGCATAGAGTAAGACAAGGTATTCTGCTTTAATGCCGCCGGCATCCAGCACAGTTAACCCTGCATAACGTCCGACACCGTTTTCTAAATGCACTACGGCTTGTCCAATTTTGAGTTCTGCAAGGTTACGAATGAGCGTATCCGGGTTGACTGTTTTGCGATTTTTCTCCGAACGTTTTGTTTGAACTTTTTCGCCCAAGAAATCCGTTTCGCAAATAATTGCTAAATTTTGACCGCTTGCATTTTCAATGATAAAGCCTTGATCAAGCGGTGAAACCATCAATGAAATTTGCGAATCAATTTCCGCTAACGATTTAACCTGTTTCGGTTTGATTTTTAGCGGTGAAAGTAATTCAAGCAAGGTTTCTCGGCGACCTTCACTTTCTACTGAAAATAAAAGCTGCCCATCGAATTTACTACGGAATTTATTGAACGCATCAAACGGATCTTTTAACTGCGAATTAATCGCTAATTCCGGCAATTTTTCAATATTCGCATTTTGTTTAGCAGCCGATTTTCTGACTTTCTCCGCACTTAGCGTCAAACGTGGATAAGCTTTTAAGCCACGATTGACTTCATCAACCGAGAACCATAATTTGTCCGGCGGTAATAATGGACGCATCGGATCAACGCGGCGACTTTCATAGCGTTGAGTGGTATCTTTATGGAATTGCTCCGCCTTTTCTGCAATACCGTCAAAGGTAATAAATAAGGTATTTTCCGCTAAATAATCAAATAGGCTCGCCATTTCTTCAAAAAACAGTGGTTGCCAATATTCGATCCCTGCGTTCAAAATACCTTTACTGACTTGCTGATAAATATGCTCCGGCTCACGACGAATCTCACCGAATTGTTCACGGAATTTAGTTCTAAAATGCTCGATCCCGTTGCTATCAGTCGGGAACTCATGTGCCGGTAATAAATTAATTTCGTTGATCTCGGCTATTGTGCGTTGACTGTCCACATCAAAGGTGCGGATTGAGTCAATTTCATCATCAAAAAAATCCAAACGGAACGGACTTTCCGCTCCCATCGGGTAAAGATCGAGTAACGCCCCTCTTACAGCATATTCGCCGTATTCCAACACTTGTTCCACTGCACGATAACCGGCATTTTCAAGCTGTAAACGTAATGATTGGATTGAAAAGCGGTCACCTTTCTTTATCAGTAACACATTGTTGGCGAGATAACTCGGCGGACAAACTTTCTGTAAAAGCGTGTTGATTGGCAATAGAAAAATCTGTTTATTGCCTTGCTGCAAATGGAATAATGCTGAAAGACGGGCAGAAATAATATCTTGATGCGGTGAAAAACTATCGTAAGGTAGCGTTTCCCAATCGGGAAAGACCGAAACCGGTAATTTGCTGAATTGCTTTAAGGCTTTTTCAAGACGTAATGCGGTGCGGGTATCCGGCGTTACTACCACGCTTAAACCATTAAACTGCGCAGCAGCTTCCGCAATGGCTAAAGTATCTGAATGCCCAACTAAATTACCGAGCGTTTGATGATCTTGGAATTTGCCCCCTTCTTGCTGAGCAATTAAAGGTAGATTAAACTGAATAAATGACATAAGCGGTCGATTTTGTTAAAAAATTTGCAAATATTGTAGCCCAAAGCCCTACTTTTACAAAACCGATTAAATAAATAAAAGGGGACTATAACAGCCCCCTTTATTAATGATGTATATTAAATTAAGCGTAGAAATTTACTTGCTCTTGTTGTAATGGCGTGTATGAAACACAAATATCACAAGAACCATTAGCGTTATAAACTACATCAACTGTTGCGCTACCATCTTTGAAATCAAATTGTTCAATTGAATTCGCACCATCATTGAGGTAGTTAACCACTTCGATATAGTTACCTTCATCTGTAGTATCTGTAATAAATAAATTGCTACCTTTAAGGCTGAAGGTTACTTCATCTGCATTTAAATCCGTGAATCTGATCAAATCAAAATCACTTTTCGCACCTTTGTCTGCAACCACATCGTGGCCGAAATCCCCGCTGAAGATATAAGTATCGCTACCTACACCACCAGAAAGGTAATCTCCAGCACCAAGACCGCCAACTAAGATATCGTGACCTTCGCCACCGAATAAATTATCGTGGCCGCCGAAACCATATAACGTATCGTTACCCGCGCCGCCATCGATCATATCTTTAGCTTCTGTACCACAAAGTACGTTATCACATTCATCACCAAAAATTTGGTTATCTGCTTCCCAAGGTGGTGTTGGAGCATCATCTTCCGGACAACCACAAGTTGGATCTTGTGGAACTGGCTCTTGAGGAACTGGCTCTTGCGGAACTGGCTCTTGTGGAACCGGCTCTTGCGGAACTGGCTCTTGTGGAACCGGCTCTTGTGGAACCGGCTCTTGCGGAACTGGCTCTTGTGGAACTGGCTCTTGTGGAACTGGCTCTTGTGGAACTGGCTCTTGTGGAATTGGTTGTTGCGGATCAATTGGACGTTGAGGGTCAATTGGTTTTTGACCAAAATCAGGTTCATCGAATTGAATTGGTTTTTGACCGAAATCCGGTTTTTGAACATCTATTGGTTTTTGCTCAAGCGTAGGCTGTTGACCAAAGGACGGTTTAAAAATAAATCTTCCATAAGATTGGAAAAAAGAATTAATAAATCCGCGAACACTAATGCTATGTGTGATTCGTGCTACATACATATAAATTTCTCCTAGTATAAATTAACTAATGCAAATTTAATTAATTTGCAGTGGAATTATATACTAGACTTTATGATATATTTTTTACTCACGGTAAATTTATATAAAAATAAATTTACAAAATAAAGAAAATAATTTAAATCAAATTCAATATGAATAAAATTTGAAATAAAAAAATAAAATGATTATTCAAAAACAAACCAATACAAATTTAATTAATATTAACATATTAATGTAATGAATTTTTATAATAAAAAGGAATTGCTGTAGGGAAATACATTCTCTGCCGTTAAAGCTAATACTAACAAGCTGTTAATAATATTGTGTCTGTCTTCGCCATATTTTCTAAATCCAATAGTAACTTCATATATAACTAAACATGCTATGAAAAATACTACACCTTACTGACCAGCTAAACCATTAATGATGTCGTATTTATTATGTTTTCACCCCAATTTTTATAAATTAAAACAAGGATATTCAAGAAACAACCTTAAATATCTATCCACTTAGAAGTATATAAAGTAAAGATTATACCATTTTCAACTTAGGAAAATTCATAGATGTAATCATTCTTTTTCATAAAAATATTAGTAAATAGTTCAATATAATAATGAGAAATGCTTAATTTTTTATTACTACTTTATCTATTTCACTTGAACCGTTCAGTAAAATCCATCACATTCTCTTTTTAGAAGAAAAAATATATGAAACCTAAATGAAGATAAGCGGTGAGATTCTTTGGAAAAATTGCAAGCTTTTAGTAAAATGCATCTGCATCTCTTCGGTGAGTATTCTCTTGCCAAATAAACTAAGGAAAACATCATGCAACCTAAAGCAAAATATAGAAAAGACTATCGAGCACCAGACTTTACAATTACAGACATCTCTCTTGATTTTCAACTTGATCCGGACAGAACCTTTGTTACCTCAACTTTATCCGTAGAACGTAAAACAGCAGGAGCTACACATCTACGTTTAGATGGACATAGTTTTGACTTCCTTTCCCTAAAACTTAATGGCGATTCTTATTCTAATTTTGAGAAAGATGATGAGTCTTTAACTGTTGACGTTAGCCATATCACTGAGGATAAATTTAAATTACAAATTGAAACCGGCTTAAATCCTGTACAAAACACTTCTCTGCAAGGCTTATACCAATCCGGTGACGGTATCTGTACCCAATGTGAAGCAGAAGGCTTCCGTCAAATTACTTATATGTTGGATCGTCCGGACGTACTTGCAAAATATCGTACAAAAATTACCGCTTCTAAAGCGAAATATCCGTTCTTACTTTCGAATGGTAATCGCATTGCACAAGGTGATTTAGATGATGGTCGTCATTGGGTCGAATGGGAAGATCCGTTCTTTAAACCAAGCTATTTATTCGCTTTGGTTGCCGGTGATTTTGATCTGTTACAAGATAAATTCATCACAAAAAGTGGTCGAGAAGTTTCATTAGAGATCTATGTTGATCGTGGCAATTTAGATCGTGCCGGTTGGGCGATGGAAAGTTTAAAACGTTCAATGAAATGGGATGAAGAACGTTTCGGCTTAGAATACGATTTAGATATCTATATGATCGTAGCGGTTGATTTCTTTAATATGGGTGCAATGGAAAACAAAGGCTTAAATGTTTTCAACTCTAAATTCGTCTTAGCAAAACCGGAAACGGCAACCGATACCGACTATTTAGATATTGAAAGCGTGATTGCACACGAATATTTCCATAACTGGACCGGTAACCGCATTACTTGCCGAGATTGGTTCCAATTAAGCCTTAAAGAAGGCTTAACTGTTTTCCGTGATCAAGAATTTACATCAGATTTATGGTCACGCCCGGCAAAGCGTATTGAAGACGTACGCTTATTACGTGCAGTGCAATTTGCCGAAGATGCCAGCCCGATGGCACACCCTATTCGCCCGGAAAAAGTGATTGAAATGAATAACTTCTATACGGTTACCGTATATGAAAAAGGCGCAGAAGTGATTCGTATGATTCACACCTTATTGGGTGAAGAAAAATTCCAAAAAGGAATGCAACTGTATGTCGCGGAAAATGACGGCTCTGCTGCAACTTGCGAGGATTTCGTATCAGCAATGGAACGTGCTTCAGGCGTAGATTTAACCCAATTCCGTCGTTGGTATAGCCAATCCGGTACGCCTGAGCTTAGCGTGAGTGATGAATATGATGAAATGCATCATATCTACCGTTTACATGTGTCACAGCATACGCCGGCAACTGCGGATCAATTAGAAAAAGTAAACTTGCATATTCCGCTAAAAATCGAGTTATATAGCGAACAAAATGGTGAACCTATCGAACTACAATTCGAAGGTACGACCCAACATAACGTATTAAACGTATTACAAGAGCACCAAATGTTTGAATTTCATAACGTAATGTATAAACCTGTTCCGGCATTACTATGTGATTTCTCCGCA encodes the following:
- the mfd gene encoding transcription-repair coupling factor → MSFIQFNLPLIAQQEGGKFQDHQTLGNLVGHSDTLAIAEAAAQFNGLSVVVTPDTRTALRLEKALKQFSKLPVSVFPDWETLPYDSFSPHQDIISARLSALFHLQQGNKQIFLLPINTLLQKVCPPSYLANNVLLIKKGDRFSIQSLRLQLENAGYRAVEQVLEYGEYAVRGALLDLYPMGAESPFRLDFFDDEIDSIRTFDVDSQRTIAEINEINLLPAHEFPTDSNGIEHFRTKFREQFGEIRREPEHIYQQVSKGILNAGIEYWQPLFFEEMASLFDYLAENTLFITFDGIAEKAEQFHKDTTQRYESRRVDPMRPLLPPDKLWFSVDEVNRGLKAYPRLTLSAEKVRKSAAKQNANIEKLPELAINSQLKDPFDAFNKFRSKFDGQLLFSVESEGRRETLLELLSPLKIKPKQVKSLAEIDSQISLMVSPLDQGFIIENASGQNLAIICETDFLGEKVQTKRSEKNRKTVNPDTLIRNLAELKIGQAVVHLENGVGRYAGLTVLDAGGIKAEYLVLLYANEAKLYVPVASLHLISRYIGGADETAPLHKLGSEAWAKTRQKAAEKIRDVAAELLDVYAKRESQKGFAFAYDRDSFMQFSHTFPFEETEDQKTAINAVISDMCLPKAMDRLVCGDVGFGKTEVAMRATFLAVENHKQVAVLVPTTLLAQQHFENFKDRFANYPINVEVLSRFKTAKEQKAILEKVAEGKVDILVGTHKLLQEDVQFRDLGLLIIDEEHRFGVRQKEKIKQLRANVDILTLTATPIPRTLNMALNGMRDLSIIASPPARRLTIKTFVRQHDDLVVKEAILREILRGGQVYYLHNDVATIENCATKLAELVPEARIVIGHGQMRERELERVMSDFYHQRFNLLVCSTIIETGIDVPTANTIIIERADKFGLAQLHQLRGRVGRSHHQAYAYLLTPPPKTLTKDAQQRLEALSSIDNLGAGFVLATHDLEIRGAGELLGSEQSGQIESIGFSLYMDLLENAVKALQEGREPTLEEITQNQVEIELRIPALLPDDYVPDVNMRLSFYKRIASAESVEALKDLKVELIDRFGLLPEATKNLFQITQLRHVATSLGLKKVDAGINGGYLEFKSTAQPDPMKFLQLIQSDKNVYKFEGAQKFRFNLPLTSNAERLEFVSALIEKLI
- a CDS encoding calcium-binding protein → MYVARITHSISVRGFINSFFQSYGRFIFKPSFGQQPTLEQKPIDVQKPDFGQKPIQFDEPDFGQKPIDPQRPIDPQQPIPQEPVPQEPVPQEPVPQEPVPQEPVPQEPVPQEPVPQEPVPQEPVPQEPVPQEPVPQDPTCGCPEDDAPTPPWEADNQIFGDECDNVLCGTEAKDMIDGGAGNDTLYGFGGHDNLFGGEGHDILVGGLGAGDYLSGGVGSDTYIFSGDFGHDVVADKGAKSDFDLIRFTDLNADEVTFSLKGSNLFITDTTDEGNYIEVVNYLNDGANSIEQFDFKDGSATVDVVYNANGSCDICVSYTPLQQEQVNFYA